A genome region from Thalassococcus arenae includes the following:
- a CDS encoding DUF6206 family protein — protein MTDLTALAETIESHTGEPVSRLGYFCAPFRPTDGPFADKVIKVYRGLPDGAALDRLARCHDDYADALRRTGVPLPQTEFVLLPRAGGRVPVIVQQALPETALMRPLMQRGTRDETLAMMQAAGEVIATFWNHADRIETRIGFHPSIRNFAIVDGRAVFFDTFPPLIHYSRDEMGRMLLQFSDKRLMRLVGPLIRWRVTAIQDEWYSAPETLVGLVGSACRLRPEFAADYLDWGRDFATRAMPRWADEALAGMQEPPRLPAIWTGFRKLMGLQGEPNV, from the coding sequence ATGACCGATCTGACGGCACTAGCCGAAACCATCGAATCCCATACCGGCGAACCGGTGTCGCGCCTGGGGTATTTCTGCGCGCCGTTCCGGCCCACCGACGGCCCTTTCGCCGACAAGGTGATCAAGGTCTATCGCGGCCTGCCCGACGGCGCGGCGCTGGACCGGCTGGCGCGCTGCCACGACGATTATGCCGACGCCCTGCGCCGCACCGGCGTGCCGCTGCCCCAGACCGAATTCGTGCTCTTGCCGCGGGCGGGCGGGCGCGTGCCGGTGATCGTGCAGCAGGCGCTGCCCGAGACGGCGCTGATGCGACCGTTGATGCAACGCGGGACCCGCGACGAGACGCTGGCGATGATGCAGGCCGCGGGCGAGGTGATCGCCACCTTCTGGAACCATGCCGACCGGATCGAGACGCGCATCGGCTTTCACCCGTCGATCCGCAACTTCGCCATCGTCGATGGCCGCGCGGTGTTCTTCGACACCTTTCCGCCGCTGATCCACTATTCGCGCGATGAAATGGGCCGGATGCTGCTGCAGTTCTCGGACAAGCGGCTGATGCGGCTGGTCGGGCCGCTGATCCGGTGGCGCGTGACGGCGATCCAGGACGAATGGTATTCGGCGCCCGAAACGCTGGTGGGCCTGGTGGGGTCGGCCTGCCGGCTGCGGCCGGAATTCGCGGCGGACTACCTGGACTGGGGCCGCGATTTCGCGACGCGCGCCATGCCGCGTTGGGCCGACGAGGCGCTCGCCGGAATGCAGGAGCCGCCGCGCCTGCCGGCGATCTGGACCGGGTTCCGCAAGCTGATGGGATTGCAGGGCGAACCGAACGTGTGA
- a CDS encoding DUF4864 domain-containing protein, protein MRQGFLGMTMALLLGGAVWMQAAHAQQALPPEPGIEATIQSQIDAFLKDDFATAFTFASPSIQMLFGSPERFGAMVRQGYPMVWRPGDVRFGDLREIGGALWQKVIVVDADGETHVLDYRMVMQGGDWRISGVQILPQPDVSA, encoded by the coding sequence ATGCGGCAAGGATTTCTGGGAATGACGATGGCGCTGCTGCTGGGCGGCGCGGTCTGGATGCAGGCGGCCCACGCGCAACAGGCGCTGCCGCCCGAGCCGGGGATCGAAGCGACGATCCAGAGCCAGATCGACGCCTTCCTGAAGGACGATTTCGCCACCGCCTTCACCTTTGCCAGCCCGTCGATCCAGATGCTGTTCGGTTCGCCCGAGCGGTTCGGGGCGATGGTGCGGCAGGGCTATCCGATGGTCTGGCGGCCCGGCGACGTGCGGTTCGGCGACCTGCGCGAGATCGGCGGGGCGCTGTGGCAGAAGGTCATCGTGGTGGATGCCGACGGCGAGACCCACGTGCTGGATTACCGGATGGTCATGCAAGGCGGCGACTGGCGGATTTCCGGGGTCCAGATCCTGCCGCAGCCGGACGTGTCGGCCTGA
- a CDS encoding S49 family peptidase: MKRWIPFLSAGPVVSVVRLQGAIGMAGRGGLSDRSVAPLLERAFRKGKPKAVALEINSPGGSPVQSSLIGGRIRRLSEETGVPVLAFVEDVAASGGYWLASSADEVFADASSILGSIGVISAGFGAHVFLQRQGIERRVHTAGKSKSMLDPFRPEKEEDVARLNRLLGQLHENFIAQIKARRGPRLADDPDLFTGEVWIGQSAVEVGLADGIGQIDAVLKDRFGDKVRLRRYDQRRPWLPRIGAALVRDGLAEIEERAEYARFGL, from the coding sequence ATGAAACGATGGATCCCCTTCTTGTCGGCCGGTCCGGTCGTGTCGGTCGTGCGCCTGCAGGGGGCCATCGGCATGGCGGGCCGGGGCGGTCTGAGCGACCGCAGCGTGGCGCCTCTGCTTGAGCGGGCGTTCCGCAAGGGCAAGCCGAAGGCCGTGGCGCTGGAGATCAATTCGCCCGGCGGATCGCCGGTGCAATCCTCGCTCATCGGGGGGCGGATACGCCGTCTGTCCGAGGAAACCGGCGTGCCGGTGCTGGCTTTCGTCGAGGATGTGGCGGCTTCGGGCGGGTACTGGCTGGCGTCCAGCGCGGACGAGGTTTTCGCCGATGCCAGTTCGATCCTGGGCTCGATCGGCGTGATCTCGGCCGGGTTCGGCGCGCATGTCTTCCTGCAGCGCCAGGGAATCGAGCGGCGGGTGCACACCGCCGGAAAATCCAAGTCGATGCTCGACCCGTTCCGTCCCGAAAAGGAAGAAGACGTGGCGCGGCTGAACCGCTTGCTGGGACAGTTGCACGAAAATTTCATCGCCCAGATCAAGGCGCGCCGCGGCCCCAGGCTGGCCGACGATCCGGACCTGTTCACCGGCGAGGTGTGGATCGGGCAATCGGCGGTCGAGGTCGGATTGGCGGACGGGATCGGCCAGATCGACGCGGTGCTGAAGGACCGCTTCGGCGACAAGGTGAGGCTGCGCCGCTACGACCAGCGCCGACCCTGGCTGCCGCGGATCGGTGCGGCGCTGGTGCGCGACGGGTTGGCCGAAATCGAGGAACGCGCGGAATACGCGCGGTTCGGGCTGTGA
- a CDS encoding glycosyl hydrolase family 28-related protein, whose translation MNKAITDGVVFMPPAFAAGNLGQWSRGDGIPGSGTYAGLATAAFVPADQDFGGCLEIQKTDGTQKLRYMGQTPILPGCYLQITARIKAVAGALPSVRIAGWAGRANGSAVSGLTTTGTSVALTGYGSVVEISAIVGTGQRGGVDMVWGTEPVYGHFGLDLTGPNGGVVRIDDIRITDVTAAFHRDMMNWVDVRDFGAVGDGSTDDSAAFEAADAAANGRRVLVSKGSYYLGSSVTFENRVLFEGTVSMPVDAILSPTKDFELATYIDAFGGDEELALRKALQSLMNNADHESLDLSGRRVSIGTPVDVQAAVPNRQSYAQRRVLRNGQLRAEDSGNWDPEQVTSLATYSASNQWRLTNVANIANIKLGSLVEGAGVGREVYVRAVNVNAQEVTLSQPLSDAVGTQTYTFTRFKYLLDFSGFSRLDKFEIEDVEFQCNDRASGIMLAPLGTVNVVRHCVFNRPGHRGISSCGDGCQGIFIDDNQFLSREGGILTQNRVSVALNTNANDAKIRNNRASQFRHFAVVSGGQSMIIGNHFFQGDDNANGIRSAGIVITSRACNTQISGNYIDNCHIEWTNEREPEPDYTGGFGFAGLSITNNVCLASYVAPWFGFIVIKPYGTGHFINGMNVSGNTFRMVGGVIDRVDRVDTSFAPLDLGRMRDVFFTGNTYHNIESGAENPLLIKHSQNTHSQIWDIDTDNRLPFNGRTIEVESLVTRSRPRRSNNTTNNAMPYVETGKGSNQDRVHVIWPEDMLGDVTLKVRMDG comes from the coding sequence ATGAACAAGGCAATCACCGACGGCGTGGTCTTCATGCCCCCGGCCTTCGCGGCCGGGAACCTGGGGCAATGGTCCCGCGGCGACGGCATACCGGGGTCGGGCACCTATGCCGGTCTTGCCACCGCGGCCTTCGTGCCGGCGGACCAGGATTTCGGCGGCTGCCTGGAAATCCAGAAGACCGACGGCACGCAAAAGCTGCGCTACATGGGTCAGACGCCGATCCTGCCGGGCTGTTATCTGCAGATCACCGCGCGCATCAAGGCGGTGGCGGGCGCGCTGCCCAGCGTGCGCATCGCCGGCTGGGCGGGACGCGCCAATGGCAGCGCGGTGAGCGGGCTGACCACCACCGGGACCAGCGTCGCCTTGACCGGCTATGGCAGCGTGGTCGAGATCAGCGCCATCGTCGGCACCGGCCAGCGCGGCGGCGTCGACATGGTCTGGGGCACCGAGCCCGTCTATGGCCATTTCGGTCTGGACCTGACCGGCCCCAATGGCGGCGTCGTGCGCATCGACGACATCCGCATCACCGATGTCACCGCCGCCTTCCACCGCGACATGATGAACTGGGTCGACGTGCGCGATTTCGGCGCCGTGGGCGACGGCAGCACCGATGACAGCGCCGCGTTCGAGGCCGCCGATGCCGCCGCCAACGGCCGCCGGGTGCTGGTGTCGAAGGGCAGCTATTACCTGGGCTCGTCGGTGACCTTCGAGAACCGCGTGCTGTTCGAGGGCACGGTCAGCATGCCGGTCGACGCGATCCTGTCGCCCACCAAGGATTTCGAACTGGCGACCTATATCGATGCCTTCGGCGGCGACGAGGAGTTGGCATTGCGCAAGGCGCTGCAATCGCTGATGAACAACGCCGACCATGAAAGCCTGGACCTGTCCGGGCGGCGGGTGTCGATCGGCACGCCGGTGGACGTGCAGGCCGCGGTGCCGAACCGCCAGAGCTATGCCCAGCGACGGGTGCTGCGCAACGGCCAGCTGCGCGCCGAGGACAGCGGCAACTGGGACCCCGAGCAGGTGACCAGCCTGGCGACCTACAGCGCCAGCAACCAGTGGCGGCTGACCAACGTGGCCAACATCGCCAATATCAAGCTGGGCAGCCTGGTCGAAGGCGCGGGCGTCGGCCGCGAGGTCTATGTCCGGGCGGTCAACGTCAACGCCCAGGAAGTGACGCTGTCGCAGCCGCTGTCGGACGCGGTGGGCACGCAGACCTACACCTTTACCCGGTTCAAGTACCTGCTGGATTTCTCGGGCTTCTCGCGGCTGGACAAGTTCGAGATCGAGGATGTGGAGTTCCAGTGCAACGACCGCGCCAGCGGCATCATGCTGGCGCCGCTGGGCACGGTGAACGTGGTGCGCCATTGCGTGTTCAACCGGCCCGGTCACCGCGGCATCAGTTCCTGCGGGGATGGTTGCCAGGGCATCTTCATCGACGACAACCAGTTCCTCAGCCGCGAGGGTGGCATCCTGACCCAGAACCGGGTGTCGGTGGCGCTGAACACCAATGCCAACGACGCCAAGATCCGCAACAACCGGGCCTCGCAGTTCCGGCATTTCGCGGTGGTGTCCGGTGGGCAGTCGATGATCATCGGCAACCATTTCTTTCAGGGCGACGACAATGCCAACGGCATCCGCAGCGCCGGCATCGTCATCACGTCGCGGGCCTGCAACACGCAGATCAGCGGCAACTACATCGACAATTGCCATATCGAGTGGACCAACGAACGCGAACCCGAGCCGGACTATACCGGCGGCTTCGGCTTTGCCGGATTGTCGATCACCAACAACGTGTGCCTGGCATCCTATGTCGCGCCCTGGTTCGGCTTTATCGTCATCAAGCCTTATGGCACCGGGCATTTCATCAACGGGATGAACGTGTCGGGCAACACCTTCCGCATGGTGGGCGGCGTGATCGACCGGGTGGACCGCGTCGACACCTCGTTCGCGCCGCTGGACCTGGGGCGGATGCGCGACGTGTTCTTCACCGGCAACACCTATCACAACATCGAAAGCGGCGCCGAGAACCCGCTGCTGATCAAGCATTCGCAGAACACCCACAGCCAGATCTGGGACATCGACACCGACAACCGGCTGCCGTTCAACGGCCGCACGATCGAGGTGGAAAGCCTGGTCACGCGGTCGCGGCCGCGGCGGTCGAACAACACCACGAACAACGCCATGCCCTATGTCGAGACCGGCAAGGGATCGAACCAGGACCGGGTGCACGTGATCTGGCCCGAAGACATGCTGGGCGATGTCACGTTGAAGGTGCGGATGGACGGCTGA
- a CDS encoding calcium/sodium antiporter: MVFAYAALGLVILLLAGDALVKGAVNLALRVGIPALIVSLTIVAFGTSAPELLISIQAALEGVPGIAVGNVVGSNTANVLLVLGIPALIAVMHTSHCDSRKSYVVMLAASVLFIALAFRGVFDWIAGIVLLVTLGLILGDNLRDALAHKRAGDLEEDLEDPEGADPDMATWKIALYLALGLIGLPLGADLLVDSASEIARMYGVSDEVIGLTLVALGTSLPELATTVMAAIRRQADVALGNVIGSNMFNLLAIIGVASLIAPMPVASSFLEFDLWVMLAASLLMLPFVFLRQDLNRVWGVILSALYLGYVAVVLS; encoded by the coding sequence ATGGTCTTTGCCTATGCTGCCCTGGGCCTGGTGATCCTGCTGCTGGCCGGCGATGCGCTGGTCAAGGGCGCGGTCAACCTGGCGCTGCGGGTGGGCATCCCGGCGCTGATCGTGAGCCTGACCATCGTCGCCTTCGGCACTTCGGCGCCGGAACTGCTGATCTCGATCCAGGCCGCGCTGGAAGGCGTGCCGGGGATCGCGGTGGGCAACGTGGTGGGGTCGAACACCGCCAACGTGCTGCTTGTCTTGGGCATCCCGGCGCTGATCGCGGTGATGCACACCAGCCATTGCGACAGCCGCAAGAGCTATGTGGTGATGCTGGCGGCCTCGGTGCTGTTCATCGCGCTGGCCTTTCGCGGCGTGTTCGACTGGATCGCGGGCATTGTCCTGCTTGTGACGCTTGGCCTGATCCTGGGTGACAACCTGCGCGATGCGCTGGCCCACAAGCGGGCGGGCGACCTGGAAGAAGACCTGGAAGACCCCGAGGGCGCCGACCCGGACATGGCGACCTGGAAGATCGCGCTTTACCTTGCGTTGGGACTGATCGGTTTGCCGTTGGGCGCCGACCTGCTGGTCGACAGCGCCAGCGAGATCGCCCGCATGTATGGCGTGTCGGACGAGGTGATCGGGCTGACGCTGGTGGCGCTCGGCACGTCGCTGCCGGAACTGGCCACGACGGTCATGGCGGCGATCCGGCGTCAGGCCGACGTGGCCCTGGGCAACGTGATCGGGTCGAACATGTTCAACCTGCTGGCCATCATCGGGGTCGCGTCGCTGATCGCGCCGATGCCGGTGGCGTCGTCCTTTCTGGAATTCGATCTTTGGGTCATGCTGGCGGCGTCGCTGCTGATGCTGCCCTTCGTCTTCCTGCGGCAGGATCTGAACCGGGTCTGGGGCGTGATCTTGTCTGCGCTGTATCTGGGCTATGTTGCCGTCGTGCTGAGCTGA
- the fsa gene encoding fructose-6-phosphate aldolase, with product MKFFVDTAEIDAIAELNALGMVDGVTTNPSLIKKSGRDILEVTKEICDLVDGPVSAEVVALDADAMIAEGRKLAAIAENIAVKVPLTWDGLKACKVLSGEGKMVNVTLCFTANQALLAAKAGATFISPFIGRLDDLNMDGLDLIADIRQIYDNYGFETQVLAASIRSANHMSECAKIGADVATAPPGVIKAMANHVLTDKGLAQFVEDAKAAGIKIV from the coding sequence ATGAAATTCTTCGTAGACACCGCAGAAATCGACGCCATCGCCGAGTTGAACGCCCTCGGCATGGTCGATGGCGTCACCACCAACCCCTCGCTGATCAAGAAATCCGGCCGCGACATCCTCGAGGTCACGAAAGAGATCTGCGACCTCGTCGACGGCCCGGTCTCTGCCGAGGTCGTCGCGCTCGACGCCGACGCGATGATCGCCGAGGGCCGCAAACTGGCCGCCATCGCCGAGAACATCGCCGTCAAGGTGCCGCTGACCTGGGACGGGCTGAAGGCCTGCAAGGTTCTGTCCGGCGAAGGCAAGATGGTCAATGTCACGCTGTGCTTCACCGCCAACCAGGCCCTGCTGGCGGCCAAGGCCGGCGCCACCTTCATCTCGCCCTTCATCGGGCGACTGGACGATCTGAACATGGACGGGCTCGACCTGATCGCCGATATCCGCCAGATCTATGACAATTACGGCTTCGAAACCCAGGTGCTGGCCGCCTCGATCCGGTCGGCCAACCACATGTCGGAATGCGCCAAGATCGGCGCCGACGTGGCCACCGCGCCGCCGGGTGTCATCAAGGCGATGGCCAACCACGTGCTGACCGACAAGGGCCTCGCGCAATTCGTCGAGGACGCCAAGGCCGCCGGCATCAAGATCGTCTGA
- a CDS encoding HugZ family protein, translated as MPSPIRPTDDDARSLARALIAEARFAALGVTDPATGMPLVSRIACVPGPDGLPLALVSDLSAHTAALKADPACCLLLGEPGPRGDPLTHPRLSLQGRARFVRHGDADHPGLAAHYLARQPKAKLYIGFGDFALMRIDPTGAHLNGGFGKAFVLAPDDLRA; from the coding sequence ATGCCTTCGCCGATCCGCCCCACCGATGACGACGCCCGCTCGCTGGCCCGCGCCCTGATCGCCGAGGCCCGCTTTGCCGCGCTCGGCGTCACCGACCCCGCGACCGGAATGCCGCTGGTCAGCCGAATCGCCTGCGTTCCCGGCCCCGACGGGTTGCCGCTGGCGCTGGTGTCGGATCTCAGCGCGCACACCGCCGCGCTCAAGGCCGATCCGGCCTGCTGCCTGTTGCTGGGCGAACCGGGGCCCAGGGGCGATCCGCTGACCCATCCCCGTCTCAGCCTGCAGGGCCGCGCGCGCTTTGTCCGGCATGGCGATGCCGACCATCCCGGGCTGGCCGCGCATTACCTGGCGCGCCAACCCAAGGCCAAGCTGTATATCGGCTTCGGGGATTTCGCGCTGATGCGGATCGACCCGACCGGCGCGCATCTCAACGGCGGCTTCGGCAAGGCGTTTGTCCTCGCGCCCGACGATCTGCGGGCATGA
- the parA gene encoding ParA family partition ATPase: MAGHIITVAQQKGGSGKTTLTANLAVGFLRQGKSVALVDIDPQGSLGRWFMTRVDEESGPVEGLDFTTSSAWGIPFECRKYTASHDIVIIDTPPKADSDLRPALRVADLVLVPVSMSHVDLWATEGVLDLARREDKEALVVLNRARAGTRLAADVAQAAAKLSARVAEAQFANRVRYAEALGHGQSAAEGPKSPARAEIDALTAEVAAVLSTR, encoded by the coding sequence ATGGCCGGGCACATCATCACGGTGGCGCAGCAGAAGGGCGGCAGCGGCAAGACGACGCTGACGGCCAACCTGGCCGTGGGTTTTCTGCGGCAGGGCAAAAGCGTGGCGCTGGTCGATATCGACCCGCAGGGCAGCCTCGGGCGCTGGTTCATGACCCGCGTGGACGAGGAATCCGGCCCGGTCGAGGGGCTGGATTTCACCACGTCCTCGGCCTGGGGCATCCCGTTCGAGTGCCGCAAATACACCGCCAGCCACGACATCGTCATCATCGACACGCCGCCCAAGGCCGACAGCGACTTGCGCCCGGCGTTGCGGGTGGCCGACCTGGTGCTGGTTCCGGTGTCGATGAGCCATGTCGATCTCTGGGCCACCGAAGGCGTGCTGGACCTGGCCCGGCGCGAGGACAAGGAGGCGCTGGTGGTGCTGAACCGCGCCCGTGCCGGCACGCGGCTGGCCGCGGATGTGGCGCAGGCGGCGGCCAAGCTGAGCGCCCGGGTGGCCGAGGCGCAATTCGCCAACCGCGTGCGCTATGCCGAGGCGCTGGGGCATGGGCAAAGCGCGGCGGAAGGGCCCAAGAGCCCGGCCCGTGCCGAGATCGATGCCCTCACGGCAGAGGTGGCGGCGGTCCTGTCGACGCGGTAA
- a CDS encoding primosomal protein N' yields the protein MQEFFEEDARVGVLTTQPLGRVLDYRAPEGGCRLGAFVEVPLGPRKVTGVVWGPGEGDFDAARLRPVIRVLDAPPMTPEMRAFLERAGAYTLTPMPAMLRLATRVPGLGDPPSMRKVYRLGEGQPLRMTEARTRVLDAAREMGGLALTLGELAEAAGVTPSVVKGLVKTGAIREEDSPRDTAFPRLDPDLPGKALTDDQAAAAARLRAGSRSGDYGTVLLKGVTGSGKTEVYLEAVAEALRMGRQALVLLPEIALTAEFLTRVEARFGARPAEWHSGVTMTERRRTWKMVAEGQAQLVVGARSALFLPFQRLGLIVVDEEHDPSYKQEDGVLYNARDMAVLRASLNGARVVLASATPSLESWANADAGKYERLDLTARFGPAVMPEMRSLDMRGEDLPSDRWISATLARAVETRIAAGEQALLFLNRRGYAPVTLCRACGHQVGCDQCDARMVEHRFLKRLVCHQCGESKPIPERCPACDAEDRLAAVGPGVERLAEEARALFPEARIAVLSSDMYGTARQLKAEIEAIAAGGADIVIGTQLVAKGHNFPLLTLVGVIDADLGLQGSDLRAAERTFQLMRQVAGRAGRAEKPGLALLQTYQPEHPVIRAILSGDEEAFWRAEAGERLAAGMPPYGRLAGIILSGGDVGQVFDLGNTLARNDGALRRAGAQVFGPAAAPVARVRGRHRVRLLVKAPRGVALQPALAEWVAPLRLKGDLRLAIDIDPQSFF from the coding sequence ATGCAGGAGTTCTTCGAGGAGGACGCGCGGGTCGGCGTGCTGACCACGCAGCCGTTGGGCCGGGTGCTGGATTACCGCGCGCCCGAGGGCGGCTGCCGACTTGGCGCCTTCGTCGAGGTGCCTCTGGGTCCGCGCAAGGTGACCGGTGTGGTCTGGGGGCCGGGCGAAGGCGATTTCGACGCCGCCCGGCTGCGCCCGGTGATCCGGGTGCTGGATGCGCCGCCGATGACACCGGAGATGCGCGCGTTCCTGGAGCGCGCCGGGGCCTATACGCTGACGCCGATGCCGGCGATGCTGCGGCTGGCGACCCGTGTCCCGGGGCTGGGCGATCCGCCGTCGATGCGCAAGGTCTACCGGCTGGGCGAGGGCCAGCCGCTGCGGATGACCGAGGCGCGGACCCGGGTGCTGGACGCGGCGCGCGAGATGGGCGGGCTGGCGCTGACCCTGGGCGAGCTGGCCGAGGCGGCGGGGGTGACGCCGTCGGTCGTGAAGGGGTTGGTCAAGACCGGCGCCATCCGCGAGGAGGACAGCCCCCGCGACACGGCCTTTCCGCGTCTTGACCCCGACCTGCCCGGCAAGGCGCTGACCGACGACCAGGCGGCGGCGGCGGCGCGGTTGCGCGCGGGCAGCCGCAGCGGGGATTACGGCACTGTCCTGCTGAAGGGGGTGACCGGCTCGGGCAAGACCGAGGTTTATCTGGAGGCGGTGGCCGAGGCGTTGCGGATGGGCCGGCAGGCGCTGGTGCTGCTGCCCGAAATCGCTCTGACCGCGGAATTCCTGACCCGGGTCGAGGCGCGCTTTGGCGCGCGGCCGGCGGAATGGCATTCCGGCGTCACCATGACCGAGCGGCGGCGGACCTGGAAAATGGTGGCCGAAGGTCAGGCGCAGCTGGTCGTCGGCGCGCGTTCGGCGCTGTTCCTGCCGTTCCAGCGGCTGGGGCTGATCGTCGTCGACGAGGAACACGACCCGTCCTACAAGCAGGAGGACGGGGTCTTGTACAACGCCCGCGACATGGCGGTGCTGCGGGCCTCGCTGAACGGGGCGCGGGTGGTGCTGGCTTCGGCCACGCCGTCGCTGGAGAGCTGGGCCAATGCCGACGCGGGCAAGTACGAGCGGCTGGACCTGACCGCGCGGTTCGGACCGGCGGTGATGCCCGAGATGCGCAGCCTGGACATGCGCGGCGAGGATCTGCCGTCGGATCGCTGGATCTCGGCCACGCTGGCCCGCGCGGTCGAGACGCGGATCGCGGCGGGCGAACAGGCGCTGCTGTTCCTCAACCGCCGCGGCTATGCGCCGGTGACGCTGTGCCGGGCCTGCGGGCACCAGGTGGGCTGCGACCAATGCGATGCACGGATGGTCGAGCACCGGTTCCTGAAGCGCCTGGTCTGCCACCAGTGCGGCGAGAGCAAGCCCATCCCCGAGCGCTGCCCCGCCTGCGACGCCGAAGACCGGCTGGCCGCCGTGGGCCCGGGCGTGGAACGCCTGGCCGAGGAGGCGCGCGCGTTGTTTCCTGAGGCGCGAATCGCGGTGCTGTCGTCGGACATGTACGGCACCGCGCGGCAATTGAAGGCCGAGATCGAGGCGATCGCGGCGGGCGGCGCGGATATCGTGATCGGTACGCAGCTGGTGGCCAAGGGGCACAACTTTCCATTGCTGACCCTGGTGGGGGTGATCGACGCGGATCTGGGGTTGCAGGGATCGGACCTGCGCGCCGCAGAGCGGACGTTCCAGCTGATGCGGCAGGTGGCGGGGCGCGCGGGCCGGGCCGAAAAGCCCGGGCTGGCGCTGTTGCAGACCTACCAGCCCGAACACCCGGTGATCCGGGCTATCCTGTCGGGCGACGAGGAGGCGTTCTGGCGCGCCGAGGCGGGAGAGCGGCTGGCGGCGGGCATGCCGCCCTATGGCCGGCTGGCGGGGATCATCTTGTCGGGCGGCGATGTCGGGCAGGTGTTCGACCTGGGCAATACGCTGGCGCGCAACGACGGCGCGCTGCGGCGGGCCGGCGCGCAGGTCTTCGGCCCTGCCGCGGCGCCGGTGGCGCGGGTGCGCGGTCGGCACCGGGTGCGGCTGCTGGTCAAGGCCCCCCGGGGCGTGGCGCTGCAGCCGGCGCTGGCCGAATGGGTTGCGCCGCTGCGCCTGAAGGGCGATCTGCGGCTGGCCATCGACATAGACCCGCAGAGTTTCTTTTGA